Proteins found in one Pseudomonas sp. P8_241 genomic segment:
- a CDS encoding LLM class flavin-dependent oxidoreductase, translated as MNKKIPLSMGWFCPTLGDTSAFGDPSQEIPRSLEHFERVALAAENAGFDYMLIPVSAICWDAWVVASYLAARTTKLKMLAALKPGYIHPVAQAKMIATFDQLSQGRIYLNLIAGVSDKDALAEGQFEAKEDRYDQLLEEVELMKRLWTEQGVEHNGKHFQVNGPKIMPATFQQPHPPFFLGGGSEQAAEISAKHSSVHLFWGDYPERIAGQIIEMRARAAKYGREDEIRFAMRLQIICRENEDDAWAAAQALIAGAENSALAAAVQLAAKSNSVASQRAAELSKTAGRKMTPHLWTGITEVRPGAGVAVVGNPQQVAAQLMEFVDAGCTGFCLSGYPHHEEAERFGRLVMPLLCP; from the coding sequence ATGAATAAAAAAATCCCCCTGAGCATGGGTTGGTTCTGTCCAACCCTTGGCGACACCAGCGCATTTGGTGATCCGAGCCAGGAAATTCCACGCTCGCTGGAGCACTTCGAACGCGTCGCCCTTGCGGCCGAAAACGCCGGTTTCGACTACATGCTGATTCCAGTCAGCGCCATTTGCTGGGACGCCTGGGTCGTGGCTTCGTACCTCGCCGCGCGCACCACCAAGCTGAAAATGCTGGCTGCCTTGAAACCCGGCTATATCCACCCGGTCGCCCAGGCCAAAATGATCGCGACCTTCGACCAACTGTCCCAGGGCCGCATTTACCTCAACCTGATCGCCGGTGTCAGCGACAAAGACGCGTTGGCCGAAGGTCAATTCGAGGCCAAAGAGGATCGCTACGACCAGCTGCTGGAAGAAGTCGAGCTGATGAAGCGCCTGTGGACCGAGCAAGGTGTCGAGCACAACGGCAAACATTTTCAGGTCAATGGGCCGAAGATCATGCCGGCCACTTTCCAGCAGCCGCATCCACCCTTCTTCCTCGGCGGCGGTTCTGAACAGGCCGCTGAAATCTCCGCCAAGCATTCGTCGGTCCACCTGTTCTGGGGCGATTACCCGGAACGCATCGCCGGGCAGATCATCGAGATGCGCGCCCGCGCGGCCAAATATGGACGCGAAGACGAGATCCGTTTCGCCATGCGCCTGCAAATTATTTGCCGCGAAAACGAAGACGATGCCTGGGCCGCCGCGCAGGCGCTCATCGCCGGTGCGGAAAACTCGGCGCTGGCCGCTGCGGTTCAACTCGCGGCGAAGAGCAACTCCGTCGCCAGCCAGCGTGCCGCTGAACTGTCCAAAACCGCCGGACGCAAGATGACGCCGCACCTGTGGACCGGCATTACCGAAGTGCGTCCGGGCGCCGGGGTTGCCGTGGTCGGCAATCCGCAGCAAGTCGCCGCGCAACTGATGGAGTTCGTCGACGCGGGCTGTACCGGTTTCTGCCTGTCGGGTTATCCGCATCACGAGGAAGCCGAACGCTTTGGCCGCTTGGTCATGCCTTTGCTCTGCCCTTGA
- a CDS encoding flavin reductase family protein has translation MNPSNFDPRQFRQALGAFTTGVTIVTTRGADGQDYGLTANSFNSVSIDPPMVLWSLNKDSTSAHAFTGSEHFAVHILATDQEHLSNLFAKRGADKFAGLTTTRGSDGIPLLEGCSARFQCRTTYQYEGGDHVILVGEVLAFDRFDTPPLVFHGGGYRRLMQPVPTVDNSVYGENWLGFLLGRAYYQMQLPIRQQLKAMGMSDLDFELLGMLSFGEGKTLGELRRLFEFVGKQLLQEHLDIWVDKGLLTLQACGEQSQRIYFTEPGRQLTIQWLAFAKAAEMTAMESLDYEEAQQLKLLIGRVIQQTGETLPDHWRKENIWQDNNLWQQPG, from the coding sequence ATGAACCCTTCGAATTTCGACCCGCGACAGTTTCGCCAGGCACTCGGTGCCTTTACCACCGGCGTGACCATCGTCACTACCCGCGGCGCGGACGGCCAGGACTATGGCCTGACCGCCAACAGCTTCAACTCGGTGTCTATCGACCCGCCGATGGTGCTATGGAGCTTGAACAAAGACTCGACGTCGGCCCACGCCTTCACCGGTTCCGAACACTTTGCCGTGCACATCCTGGCCACCGACCAGGAACATCTGTCCAACCTGTTTGCCAAGCGCGGCGCCGACAAGTTCGCCGGGCTGACCACCACCCGCGGTTCCGACGGTATCCCGTTGCTGGAAGGTTGTTCGGCACGTTTCCAGTGCCGCACCACCTATCAATATGAAGGTGGCGATCACGTCATTCTGGTCGGTGAAGTGCTGGCCTTCGACCGTTTCGACACCCCGCCGCTGGTGTTTCATGGCGGCGGTTACCGGCGTCTGATGCAGCCTGTACCCACGGTGGACAACAGCGTCTACGGCGAGAACTGGCTCGGCTTCCTGCTCGGCCGTGCCTACTACCAGATGCAACTGCCGATTCGCCAGCAACTCAAGGCCATGGGCATGAGCGATCTCGATTTCGAACTGCTGGGCATGCTCAGTTTTGGCGAAGGCAAAACCCTGGGCGAATTGCGTCGGTTGTTTGAGTTCGTCGGTAAACAGCTGCTTCAGGAACACCTGGACATCTGGGTCGACAAGGGCCTGCTCACCCTGCAAGCGTGTGGCGAACAATCGCAACGGATTTACTTCACCGAGCCCGGGCGGCAATTGACCATCCAATGGCTGGCGTTCGCCAAGGCGGCGGAAATGACAGCGATGGAGTCACTCGACTACGAAGAAGCCCAGCAACTGAAACTGCTGATCGGCCGCGTGATCCAGCAAACCGGCGAAACCCTGCCGGATCACTGGCGCAAGGAAAACATCTGGCAGGACAACAATCTTTGGCAGCAGCCCGGCTAA
- a CDS encoding LysR family transcriptional regulator, protein MHNINIRTLDLNLLVVFITLWETQSVTRASERLALSQSAVSHALRRLRERMGDELFVLGRAGLLPTPRATELIGPIREALEKIDQALQGDASFAPATARRTFRIAAGDFVEFLILPRLLQHISIAAPGVVIEIVPLPEPAALPLMLESGAIDLVVNTPMALGAGLRFEQLATIQLLTLIWQRERLDAGRFPLALYLERPHVVISMHDRGGNIIDRTLAAKSLSRRIGAVVQNFMAMPVIASQTGYICNLPSPIARTFADMFSLSCHAPPLEFPEPELIACWHTRFDADEGLQWLRVQIRDSAVS, encoded by the coding sequence ATGCACAATATTAATATCCGTACCCTGGATCTGAATCTGCTGGTGGTGTTCATCACCCTCTGGGAAACCCAGAGCGTGACCCGCGCCAGCGAACGCCTGGCGTTGAGCCAGTCCGCCGTCAGCCATGCCCTGCGTCGATTGCGCGAGCGAATGGGCGATGAATTGTTCGTACTCGGGCGCGCAGGCCTGTTGCCCACGCCACGCGCCACCGAACTGATCGGTCCGATACGCGAGGCTCTGGAGAAGATTGACCAGGCCTTGCAGGGTGACGCGTCGTTCGCGCCCGCAACGGCCCGCCGCACGTTCCGTATCGCGGCGGGCGACTTTGTCGAGTTCCTGATCCTGCCCAGGCTGCTGCAACACATTTCCATCGCGGCGCCGGGCGTTGTCATTGAAATCGTGCCCTTGCCGGAGCCTGCGGCGTTGCCATTGATGCTGGAAAGCGGGGCGATTGATCTGGTGGTCAATACCCCGATGGCATTGGGGGCAGGCCTGCGCTTTGAGCAATTGGCGACCATTCAGTTGCTCACGCTGATCTGGCAGCGCGAGCGCCTGGACGCCGGGCGTTTTCCACTGGCGCTGTACCTGGAACGGCCCCACGTCGTCATCAGCATGCATGATCGCGGCGGCAACATCATCGACCGCACACTGGCCGCGAAGTCCTTGAGCCGACGCATTGGCGCGGTCGTGCAAAATTTCATGGCGATGCCGGTCATCGCCTCGCAAACCGGCTACATTTGTAACTTGCCGAGCCCTATTGCGCGCACGTTCGCCGACATGTTCAGCCTCAGTTGTCACGCCCCGCCGCTTGAGTTTCCCGAGCCCGAGTTGATTGCCTGTTGGCACACGCGATTCGATGCCGATGAAGGTCTGCAATGGTTACGTGTGCAGATAAGGGATAGTGCGGTCAGCTGA